One Gemmatimonadota bacterium DNA window includes the following coding sequences:
- a CDS encoding GNAT family N-acetyltransferase: MSVHPVLHTRRLTLRPVTAEDASILLAFFRLPGVRRWLLDDVLVERAWVEREIHDARVRFEQHGAGLWAVEEPSGELVGCAGFRAFHEPPEMELLFAIRDDRCGLGYATEVGTALVQHAFAILGWEAVTASHDAEHAASGRVLAKLGFVQVGRGIRSGLDTVTWRRESTGVGPRPD, from the coding sequence GTGAGCGTGCACCCCGTCCTCCATACCCGCCGCCTCACCCTGCGGCCGGTGACCGCGGAGGACGCCTCGATCCTGCTGGCCTTCTTCCGCCTGCCCGGCGTGCGCCGCTGGCTGTTGGACGACGTCCTGGTCGAGCGGGCCTGGGTGGAGCGGGAGATCCACGACGCGCGCGTGCGGTTCGAGCAGCACGGCGCAGGACTGTGGGCCGTGGAGGAGCCCTCCGGCGAGCTGGTCGGATGCGCAGGCTTCCGTGCGTTCCACGAGCCGCCGGAGATGGAGCTCCTCTTCGCGATCCGCGACGACCGCTGTGGCCTGGGCTACGCCACCGAGGTGGGTACCGCCCTGGTCCAGCACGCCTTCGCGATCCTGGGGTGGGAGGCCGTGACCGCCAGCCACGACGCGGAGCATGCCGCGTCCGGACGGGTGCTGGCGAAGCTCGGGTTCGTGCAGGTGGGGCGCGGCATCCGCAGCGGGCTCGACACCGTCACCTGGCGCAGGGAGTCCACCGGCGTCGGGCCGCGCCCCGACTAG
- a CDS encoding DUF4837 family protein, protein MRRITTLALLAATLPLACGRGGAYGDANSVIVGAPNELWERVETPTRTALERRVFTVAEEKAFTVTQIDPREADWGNLQQFKQVLVIGEANDPWVAEALAERDGNQALAPPQILQVMDVWARSQLVTVMLLNDGDAAAQVERLLPELAELYERQYRDYVVARMFLTGRDSALADTLRAEAGFELLLPVVYQWRREDSTFIFRNDNPDPSELIRQVAVTWWTPVPPNVQPESLLEWRSDIANRYYEDEQVVKLEGVQGGPGTIGGNKAYQIQATWENPPGGWPAGGPLLMRAIICEEQNRMYLLDAWLYAPGKEKYEYVIQLETILNSFRCGT, encoded by the coding sequence GTGCGCAGGATCACAACCCTAGCCCTCCTCGCCGCCACGCTTCCCCTGGCCTGCGGCCGTGGGGGTGCCTACGGAGACGCCAACAGCGTCATCGTCGGCGCCCCGAACGAGCTGTGGGAGCGGGTGGAGACGCCGACCCGCACCGCGCTCGAGCGGCGGGTCTTCACGGTGGCCGAGGAGAAGGCGTTCACGGTCACGCAGATCGATCCCCGGGAGGCCGACTGGGGCAACCTGCAGCAGTTCAAGCAGGTGCTCGTGATCGGTGAGGCCAACGATCCCTGGGTCGCCGAGGCCCTGGCCGAGCGCGACGGCAACCAGGCCCTGGCGCCCCCCCAGATCCTCCAGGTCATGGACGTCTGGGCCCGCAGCCAGCTCGTGACCGTGATGCTGCTGAACGACGGGGATGCCGCCGCCCAGGTGGAGCGGCTGCTCCCCGAGCTGGCGGAGCTCTACGAGAGACAATACCGCGACTACGTCGTGGCGCGGATGTTCCTGACGGGCCGCGACTCTGCGCTGGCGGACACGCTCCGCGCCGAGGCGGGGTTCGAGCTGCTCCTTCCCGTGGTGTACCAGTGGCGGCGCGAGGACAGCACCTTCATCTTCCGCAACGACAACCCCGACCCGTCCGAGCTGATCCGGCAGGTCGCGGTGACCTGGTGGACCCCGGTGCCGCCCAACGTACAGCCCGAATCGCTGCTGGAGTGGCGGTCGGACATCGCGAACCGGTACTACGAGGACGAGCAGGTCGTGAAGCTGGAGGGCGTGCAGGGCGGGCCCGGCACGATCGGCGGCAACAAGGCCTACCAGATCCAGGCCACGTGGGAGAACCCCCCCGGGGGCTGGCCCGCGGGCGGACCGCTCCTGATGCGCGCCATCATCTGCGAGGAGCAGAACCGGATGTACCTCCTGGACGCCTGGCTGTACGCGCCCGGGAAGGAGAAGTACGAGTACGTGATCCAGTTGGAGACCATCCTGAATTCCTTCCGCTGCGGCACGTAG
- the dnaE gene encoding DNA polymerase III subunit alpha codes for MSFVHLHTHSEYSLLDGANRIRDLVRRAGDFEMPALALTDHGCMFGAWTFQKEARKAGVKPILGMEAYVAPGDRRDRTRSGQGERAYYHLVLLARDRQGYRNLVKLSSLGYTQGFYHKPRLDREILSTYSDGLIVSSACMAGEVARHLQAGDDDAARATAAWYAETFPGRYYLEVQAHDSEGQRQLNERVFGLAEELGLPVVATNDTHFLKPEDHEAHDVLLCIGLGKDFSDPARMRYDDGLYFKSAPEIAAFFPDRPDVLENTLAIADAVDLELERKYHLPNFPLPDRYSDPNDYLVHLSEEGARARYGDPLPDPVRERLDYELGVITQTGYAGYFLIVWDFIAWARSKDIPVGPGRGSAAGSLVAYALGITNLDPIRFDLLFERFLNPERVSMPDIDIDFCFERRGEVIEHVREKYGRDAVGQIITFGTMKSRAVIRDVGRTLGFEPSETDRIAKLIPNAPGQSFTVEEAVKNLKEVRDLYQSDDRHRRLFDYSTTLEGLSRHASVHAAGVVIAPGPLDEYVPVCVQSRGGRSNGANGDGSGDEAPDVVTQYDMNCLEDAGMLKMDFLGLKTLTVISDAVAMITERHGGLTHPTTGDVYASMDDVPLDDPAVYRMLSRGGTLGVFQFESSLATDKLRAMRCDRFEDLVATNALIRPGPLDSGMADVYVRRKLGQEPVRYPHPDLEMTLEPTYGVIVYQEQVMRIANVLAGFSLAEADVLRKAVGKKIQELIEKELGTFVTRAVERGVNKKIAEDLAQQIETFGRYGFNKSHAAAYSLISYQTAWLKAHYPAEFMAALLSSVLDKTDDVVTYIGECRALPKSVERLEEPVQVLPPDVNQSRWKFTVVDPTRIRFGLGAVKGVGSAAVDSILKARTDGPFKSLFDFLERVELRALGKRATEALICAGALDAFGHRAQLLAGLDTAFAEVQARQAEEAAGQASLFGGEAAVARHAPPLPRVPEWQEPVRLAREKETLGFFISGHPLERLRDVVEAFGSTRTSDLKERGGQPVDLAGVVTSVARQISRRDNSEWGKVTLEDFHGSATILAFKDAWEGHKALLQQDALVLISGKVSGRERDEEDPPVFLDSALLLDDLTDSERLAVQIELDFEASRPPDIARVREVLARHPGKAPVEFRVGQDNGRPAPRLRSRSLCVRPDIDTLNELRALLGDRRVRLIRR; via the coding sequence GTGAGCTTCGTACATCTCCACACCCACTCCGAGTACTCCCTCCTCGACGGCGCCAACCGCATCCGGGATCTGGTCCGGCGCGCGGGTGACTTCGAGATGCCCGCGCTCGCGCTCACGGATCACGGGTGCATGTTCGGCGCCTGGACCTTCCAGAAGGAAGCCCGCAAGGCGGGTGTGAAGCCCATCCTGGGGATGGAGGCGTACGTCGCGCCCGGAGACCGCCGCGACCGCACCCGATCGGGACAGGGCGAGCGGGCCTACTACCACCTCGTGCTGCTGGCCCGCGACCGTCAGGGCTACCGCAACCTCGTCAAGCTCAGCTCGCTCGGGTACACGCAGGGCTTCTATCACAAGCCGCGCCTGGACCGGGAGATCCTCTCCACCTACTCCGACGGGTTGATCGTCAGCTCGGCCTGCATGGCCGGCGAGGTGGCGCGGCATCTCCAGGCGGGCGACGACGATGCCGCCCGCGCCACGGCGGCCTGGTACGCCGAGACCTTCCCCGGGCGCTACTACCTCGAGGTGCAGGCGCACGACTCCGAAGGGCAACGCCAGCTCAACGAGCGGGTGTTCGGGCTGGCGGAGGAGCTGGGCCTGCCCGTCGTGGCCACCAACGACACGCACTTCCTCAAGCCCGAGGACCACGAGGCCCACGACGTGCTCCTCTGCATCGGGTTGGGGAAGGATTTCTCCGATCCGGCGCGCATGCGCTACGACGACGGGCTGTACTTCAAGTCGGCGCCCGAGATCGCCGCGTTCTTCCCGGACCGTCCGGACGTGCTGGAGAACACGCTCGCGATCGCGGACGCTGTCGACCTCGAACTCGAGCGGAAATACCACCTCCCCAACTTCCCGCTCCCGGACCGCTACAGCGATCCGAACGACTACCTGGTGCACCTGTCGGAGGAGGGGGCGCGTGCCCGGTATGGCGACCCGCTCCCCGACCCGGTGCGCGAGCGCCTCGACTACGAGCTCGGCGTCATCACGCAGACGGGCTACGCCGGGTACTTCCTCATCGTCTGGGACTTCATCGCCTGGGCGCGCAGCAAGGACATCCCGGTGGGACCGGGCCGTGGATCGGCGGCCGGCTCCCTGGTGGCCTATGCGCTGGGGATCACCAACCTGGACCCGATCCGCTTCGACCTGCTGTTCGAGCGCTTCCTGAATCCGGAGCGCGTGTCGATGCCCGACATCGACATCGACTTCTGCTTCGAACGCCGCGGCGAGGTCATCGAGCACGTGCGCGAGAAGTACGGCCGCGACGCGGTCGGCCAGATCATCACGTTCGGCACCATGAAGAGCCGGGCCGTGATCCGCGACGTGGGGCGTACGCTGGGATTCGAGCCGTCGGAGACCGACCGGATCGCCAAGCTGATCCCGAACGCCCCGGGACAGAGCTTCACGGTGGAGGAGGCGGTCAAGAACCTGAAGGAGGTGCGGGACCTCTACCAGTCGGATGACCGCCACCGGCGTCTGTTCGACTACTCCACGACCCTGGAAGGCCTGTCCCGACATGCGTCGGTGCACGCCGCCGGCGTGGTGATCGCGCCCGGACCCCTGGACGAATACGTCCCGGTCTGCGTCCAGAGCCGGGGAGGCCGCTCCAACGGCGCCAACGGGGACGGGAGCGGGGACGAGGCCCCCGATGTCGTGACGCAGTACGACATGAACTGCCTCGAAGACGCCGGGATGCTCAAGATGGACTTCCTGGGTCTGAAGACGCTCACGGTCATCTCCGACGCGGTCGCGATGATCACGGAGCGGCATGGCGGCCTGACGCACCCGACGACCGGCGACGTCTACGCCTCCATGGACGATGTGCCCCTGGACGACCCCGCCGTCTACCGGATGCTTTCCCGGGGAGGCACGCTGGGGGTCTTCCAGTTCGAATCGTCGCTGGCCACGGACAAGCTGCGCGCGATGCGCTGCGACCGCTTCGAGGACCTGGTCGCCACCAACGCCTTGATCCGCCCCGGACCCCTGGATTCCGGCATGGCGGACGTGTACGTCCGCCGCAAGCTGGGCCAGGAGCCCGTGCGCTATCCGCATCCGGATCTGGAGATGACGCTCGAGCCGACCTACGGCGTGATCGTCTACCAGGAGCAGGTGATGCGGATCGCCAACGTGCTCGCGGGCTTCTCGCTCGCCGAAGCCGACGTGCTCCGCAAGGCGGTCGGCAAGAAGATCCAGGAGCTGATCGAGAAGGAGCTCGGCACGTTCGTCACGCGCGCGGTCGAACGGGGCGTGAACAAGAAGATCGCCGAGGACCTGGCCCAGCAGATCGAGACCTTCGGCCGCTACGGCTTCAACAAGAGCCACGCCGCCGCCTACTCCCTGATCTCCTACCAGACGGCCTGGCTCAAGGCGCATTATCCGGCCGAGTTCATGGCGGCGCTGCTCTCGTCGGTGCTCGACAAGACCGACGACGTCGTCACCTACATCGGCGAGTGCCGGGCGCTGCCCAAGAGCGTGGAGCGCCTGGAGGAGCCCGTGCAGGTGCTCCCGCCGGACGTGAATCAATCCCGCTGGAAGTTCACCGTGGTGGACCCGACCCGGATCCGGTTCGGGCTCGGCGCGGTGAAGGGGGTCGGGTCGGCGGCGGTGGACTCCATCCTGAAGGCCCGCACCGACGGCCCCTTCAAGAGCCTCTTCGACTTCCTGGAGCGGGTGGAGCTCCGGGCCCTGGGCAAGCGCGCCACCGAAGCGCTGATCTGCGCGGGCGCCCTGGACGCGTTCGGCCACCGCGCGCAGCTCCTGGCCGGCCTGGACACGGCCTTCGCGGAGGTGCAGGCCCGGCAGGCGGAGGAGGCTGCCGGCCAGGCGTCGCTGTTCGGCGGGGAGGCTGCGGTCGCCCGGCACGCGCCGCCTCTCCCGCGCGTGCCCGAATGGCAGGAGCCCGTACGGCTGGCCCGCGAGAAGGAGACGCTCGGGTTCTTCATCTCGGGACATCCCCTGGAGCGCCTGCGCGACGTGGTGGAGGCGTTCGGCTCCACGCGCACGTCGGATCTCAAGGAACGCGGGGGGCAGCCGGTCGACCTGGCGGGCGTCGTCACGTCGGTGGCCCGCCAGATCTCGCGGCGCGACAACTCCGAGTGGGGCAAGGTGACCCTGGAGGACTTCCACGGGTCGGCCACCATCCTGGCCTTCAAGGACGCCTGGGAAGGACACAAGGCCCTGCTGCAGCAGGACGCCCTGGTGCTGATCTCGGGGAAGGTGTCGGGACGCGAGCGCGACGAGGAGGATCCCCCGGTCTTCCTGGACTCGGCGCTCCTCCTGGACGACCTGACCGACTCGGAGCGGTTGGCCGTCCAGATCGAGCTGGACTTCGAGGCCTCCCGCCCGCCGGACATCGCGCGCGTGCGCGAGGTGCTCGCGCGGCATCCCGGGAAGGCCCCGGTGGAGTTCCGGGTCGGCCAGGACAACGGACGTCCGGCGCCGCGCCTGCGCTCCCGGTCGCTCTGCGTGCGGCCGGACATCGACACCTTGAACGAGCTCCGCGCCCTCCTCGGGGACCGCCGCGTCCGGCTGATCCGGCGCTGA
- a CDS encoding cyanophycinase, with protein MPDPRSRSARLAGAAVLILLLAGGPLAAQQVGPARGTLVVVGGGLTDPAIWARFVELAGGPQSSIVVIPTAGGGEDYDAYYPGLDALRAAGAETLTVLHTYDRAEADTEAFVAPLREATGVWFPGGRQWRLADAYLGTRTQRELEALLARGGVIGGSSAGATIQGSYLVRGDTGSNEIMMGDHEEGFGFLRNVAVDQHLLRRNRQFDLIEVIRAKPELLGIGIDENTAIVVSGDSFEVLGQGYVAIYDAQRQLDSGGLFYFLAPGDRFDLATREAVRPAIERRPLPRVEKEPWPKGTGGR; from the coding sequence ATGCCTGATCCGCGTTCGCGTTCCGCCCGGCTCGCCGGTGCGGCCGTCCTGATCCTCCTCCTCGCCGGCGGGCCGCTGGCGGCCCAGCAGGTGGGCCCGGCCCGGGGCACCCTGGTCGTGGTGGGAGGCGGCCTCACGGATCCGGCCATCTGGGCCCGCTTCGTCGAGCTGGCCGGGGGTCCGCAGTCCTCCATCGTCGTGATCCCCACAGCGGGGGGCGGGGAGGACTACGATGCGTACTATCCCGGTCTGGACGCGCTGCGCGCGGCCGGGGCGGAGACCCTGACCGTCCTGCACACCTACGACCGCGCCGAGGCCGATACGGAGGCCTTCGTGGCGCCGCTCCGGGAGGCCACCGGGGTGTGGTTCCCCGGCGGACGGCAGTGGCGGCTGGCGGACGCGTATCTGGGGACCCGGACCCAGCGCGAGCTGGAGGCCCTCCTGGCGCGGGGCGGGGTCATCGGCGGCTCCTCCGCCGGGGCCACCATCCAGGGCTCCTATCTGGTCCGTGGCGACACCGGGAGCAACGAGATCATGATGGGCGACCACGAGGAGGGCTTCGGCTTCCTGCGCAACGTGGCCGTGGACCAGCACCTGCTGCGGCGCAACCGCCAGTTCGACCTCATCGAGGTCATCCGGGCCAAGCCGGAGCTGCTGGGGATCGGCATCGACGAGAACACGGCGATCGTCGTCAGTGGCGATTCCTTCGAGGTGCTGGGCCAGGGGTACGTGGCCATCTACGACGCCCAGCGGCAATTGGACTCGGGCGGGCTGTTCTACTTCCTGGCACCAGGGGACCGCTTCGATCTCGCGACGCGCGAAGCCGTGCGGCCGGCGATCGAGCGGCGGCCCCTGCCCCGCGTGGAGAAGGAGCCGTGGCCGAAGGGCACGGGCGGCCGGTGA
- a CDS encoding rhomboid family intramembrane serine protease, with amino-acid sequence MTPWVTRLLVANVVVFLLTQASPGVRVLLAFQPLYFIQTPWTLVTYMFVHADGWHLLFNMIGLFFFGPRLEMRLGGKGFLLLYFLSGFGGALFSFLEPRAAVIGASGAVYGVLLGFAYFWPRELIYIWGVLPVQAWMLTTLLVVVSLWSGVSGGGGGIAHYAHLGGLATGFLYLWLSDLRRKQRIRKFKAPPTPHGNRISMPGARDREALVRWRGIDRERLHVLNRDEVETLLQRAETDGVASLSREEQAFLDRMAGTH; translated from the coding sequence ATGACACCCTGGGTGACGCGGCTGCTGGTCGCGAACGTGGTCGTCTTCCTGCTGACGCAGGCATCTCCCGGTGTGCGCGTCCTCCTGGCGTTCCAGCCGCTCTATTTCATCCAGACGCCCTGGACGCTCGTCACGTACATGTTCGTCCATGCGGACGGCTGGCATCTCCTCTTCAACATGATCGGGCTGTTCTTCTTCGGGCCCCGTCTGGAGATGCGCCTCGGCGGCAAGGGCTTCCTGCTCCTGTACTTCCTCTCGGGGTTCGGCGGAGCGCTCTTCTCCTTCCTGGAGCCCCGCGCGGCCGTGATCGGCGCCTCGGGAGCCGTATACGGAGTGCTGCTGGGCTTCGCGTACTTCTGGCCGCGGGAGCTCATCTACATCTGGGGCGTCCTGCCGGTCCAGGCCTGGATGCTGACCACGCTCCTGGTGGTCGTCAGCCTCTGGAGCGGGGTGTCCGGGGGCGGCGGGGGGATCGCCCACTATGCGCACCTGGGGGGCCTGGCCACGGGCTTCCTCTACCTGTGGTTGAGCGACCTGCGCCGGAAGCAGCGCATCCGCAAGTTCAAGGCGCCGCCCACGCCGCACGGCAACCGGATCTCCATGCCGGGCGCACGGGACCGTGAAGCCCTGGTGCGGTGGCGGGGCATCGACCGGGAGCGCCTCCACGTGCTCAATCGGGACGAGGTGGAGACGCTGCTGCAGCGGGCCGAGACCGACGGTGTCGCGAGCCTCAGCCGCGAGGAGCAGGCCTTCCTGGACCGGATGGCGGGCACGCACTAG
- a CDS encoding Ku protein: protein MPDAGGDVAAPRPFWSGSIAFGLVNVPVQLYSAVRGRTTSLRMLSPDGRPLRRRYVCPEEGTEVPPDQIVRGFETDTGWVVVRDDELEALRPEKSREIDLRRFVPRSELDPMRFQRAYFLLPSGDSTKAYRLLAATMEQANRAGIATFVMRGKEYLTAILAEDGILRAETLRYADELRTPADVGLALEAPAPKAASARMRDVIRRMTADTVPEDALSDHEAERLTDLAQRKARSGTDLVAAPREALAEEGEARIVDLIAVLKARLEHGAGNGVEIDQPDVRDSSSSDGHGGAPTKAELYARARELDVPGRSRMDKDALERAIAEAEAE, encoded by the coding sequence GTGCCTGATGCAGGCGGTGATGTCGCGGCCCCGCGCCCCTTCTGGTCGGGGTCGATCGCCTTCGGGCTGGTCAACGTGCCCGTTCAGCTCTATTCCGCCGTGCGTGGGCGGACGACGTCGCTGCGCATGCTGTCGCCCGACGGACGCCCCCTCCGCCGGCGCTACGTCTGTCCGGAGGAGGGCACCGAGGTGCCTCCCGACCAGATCGTGCGCGGCTTCGAGACCGACACAGGGTGGGTGGTCGTCCGCGACGACGAGCTCGAGGCGCTTCGTCCGGAGAAGTCGCGCGAGATCGACCTGCGACGGTTCGTCCCGCGTTCGGAGCTCGATCCCATGCGCTTCCAACGTGCGTACTTCCTGTTGCCCTCCGGTGACTCCACCAAAGCCTACCGCCTGCTGGCGGCCACCATGGAGCAGGCCAACCGCGCCGGCATCGCCACCTTCGTGATGCGGGGCAAGGAGTACCTGACGGCCATCCTTGCCGAGGACGGCATCCTCCGGGCGGAGACGCTGCGCTACGCCGACGAGCTGCGCACGCCCGCGGACGTGGGACTCGCCCTGGAGGCGCCGGCCCCGAAGGCGGCGTCGGCGCGCATGCGCGACGTCATCCGGCGCATGACGGCCGACACGGTGCCAGAGGATGCGTTGAGCGATCACGAAGCCGAACGCCTCACGGATCTGGCGCAAAGGAAGGCGCGTTCCGGAACGGACCTGGTGGCGGCGCCCCGCGAGGCGCTGGCCGAAGAGGGAGAGGCGCGGATCGTGGACCTCATCGCGGTGCTGAAGGCGCGCCTGGAGCACGGAGCCGGCAACGGAGTCGAGATCGACCAGCCTGACGTCCGGGACTCCTCGTCGTCCGACGGCCACGGCGGTGCACCGACCAAGGCAGAGCTCTATGCCCGGGCCCGGGAGCTCGACGTGCCGGGCCGCAGCCGCATGGACAAGGACGCCCTTGAGCGCGCGATCGCGGAGGCCGAAGCGGAATAG
- a CDS encoding M28 family peptidase, producing the protein MRALEGVRHPERAPAAHAAAARYVQEQLAAVGLDAELRPFAFRGRTHHNVVAEIPGRDPVRPRVLIGAHYDTIASSPGADDNASGVAGLLESARALAGRSLHATVELVAFDLEEQQTTTYRVGSRRHARAARAAGVRYAGALVYEMIGYADARPDTQKVPALIAWKRIPRTGDFLAVTGDGQSRRLLRTFVESARARVPDLPVVPLVTPFRGWLVWQTRLSDNASFWSEGQPALMITDTAFLRNPHYHRASDRAETLDYAFMARVVDATVATALRLADAE; encoded by the coding sequence GTGCGCGCGCTGGAGGGCGTGCGCCACCCCGAGCGCGCCCCGGCCGCCCACGCCGCGGCCGCGCGGTACGTCCAGGAGCAGCTCGCGGCGGTGGGTCTGGACGCCGAGCTGCGCCCGTTCGCGTTCCGGGGCCGCACGCACCACAACGTGGTCGCCGAGATCCCCGGCCGGGACCCGGTCCGGCCGCGCGTGCTCATCGGGGCCCACTACGACACCATCGCCAGCAGCCCGGGCGCGGATGACAATGCGTCCGGCGTGGCCGGTCTGCTCGAGAGTGCCCGAGCGCTCGCGGGACGATCCCTGCACGCCACGGTGGAGCTGGTGGCGTTCGACCTGGAGGAGCAGCAGACCACGACCTACCGGGTGGGCAGCCGGCGGCACGCGCGCGCCGCGCGGGCCGCGGGCGTGCGGTATGCCGGGGCGCTCGTCTACGAGATGATCGGCTACGCGGACGCCCGCCCGGACACGCAGAAGGTGCCGGCCCTCATCGCGTGGAAGCGCATCCCCCGCACCGGCGACTTCCTGGCGGTGACGGGCGACGGGCAGTCGCGGCGGCTGCTGCGCACGTTCGTGGAGTCGGCACGTGCGCGGGTGCCTGACCTTCCCGTGGTGCCGCTGGTGACGCCGTTCCGGGGCTGGCTGGTCTGGCAGACGCGTCTGTCGGACAACGCCAGCTTCTGGTCGGAGGGCCAGCCGGCCCTGATGATCACGGACACGGCGTTCCTGCGGAATCCGCACTACCACCGCGCGAGCGACCGCGCCGAGACGCTCGACTACGCCTTCATGGCGCGGGTCGTGGACGCCACGGTGGCCACGGCGTTGCGGCTGGCGGACGCGGAGTAG
- a CDS encoding YncE family protein, with product MIPVRRSRHLLPLLLLALGSPLVGQEGPAYRVYVANESSDLISRVVFEPGRGARVEHEIPVGIMPADNDGAHGLSVSPDGRFWYVTIAHGTPYGHLWKFHAGPDTLVARTPLGLFPATMGVSPDGELVFVANFNLHGEMVPSDISVVYAPTMLEVARIPTCLMPHGSRLNQAGDRQYSACMHSDQLVEIDRSTMAVSRRLSVTPGAEAALPAADLGEHGGSGGGHAGHLQREAMAAGAVCSPTWAEPGEGSRARYVYVACNKGGVVLEIDTEEWGVARRLSTGRSPYNLEVTPDGRWLVATLKSEQSVSIIDLQDGTEVARLPTSRPITHGVVASPDSRYAFVTNESIGSVPGTLDVFDLERRVRVATVDLGHQSGGIGFWSLTPAGQAPGS from the coding sequence ATGATCCCCGTGCGCCGTTCGCGCCACCTTCTCCCGCTGCTGCTCCTGGCCCTGGGCTCCCCGCTGGTGGGGCAGGAGGGCCCGGCCTACCGGGTGTACGTGGCCAACGAGTCCTCCGATCTCATCAGCCGCGTGGTGTTCGAGCCCGGGCGTGGCGCCCGGGTCGAGCACGAGATCCCGGTCGGCATCATGCCGGCCGACAACGATGGCGCCCACGGCCTGAGCGTCTCCCCGGACGGGCGGTTCTGGTACGTGACCATCGCCCACGGAACGCCCTACGGGCACCTGTGGAAGTTCCATGCGGGCCCCGACACGCTGGTGGCGCGCACGCCGCTCGGGCTCTTCCCCGCCACCATGGGCGTGTCGCCCGACGGCGAGCTGGTCTTCGTGGCCAACTTCAACCTGCACGGCGAGATGGTGCCGTCGGACATCTCCGTGGTCTATGCGCCCACGATGCTGGAGGTGGCCCGCATCCCGACGTGCCTGATGCCGCACGGCAGCCGGCTGAACCAGGCCGGCGACCGGCAGTACTCGGCCTGCATGCATTCGGATCAGCTCGTCGAGATCGACCGGAGCACCATGGCGGTCAGCCGCCGCCTCTCGGTGACGCCGGGGGCGGAGGCGGCGCTGCCCGCGGCCGACCTGGGCGAACACGGCGGGTCCGGTGGCGGGCACGCCGGCCATCTGCAGCGCGAGGCCATGGCCGCCGGGGCCGTGTGCTCCCCCACGTGGGCCGAGCCCGGAGAAGGTTCGCGTGCCCGCTACGTCTACGTGGCGTGCAACAAGGGCGGCGTCGTGCTGGAGATCGACACCGAGGAGTGGGGAGTGGCGCGCCGTCTCTCCACGGGCCGCTCCCCCTACAACCTGGAGGTCACCCCCGACGGCCGCTGGCTGGTCGCGACGCTCAAGTCCGAGCAGTCGGTCTCCATCATCGATCTGCAGGACGGCACCGAGGTGGCGCGCCTGCCGACCAGCCGCCCGATCACCCACGGCGTGGTGGCCAGCCCCGACAGCCGCTACGCCTTCGTGACCAACGAGTCCATCGGCTCCGTCCCGGGCACGCTCGACGTCTTCGACCTCGAGCGGCGTGTGCGCGTGGCCACTGTGGACCTGGGCCATCAGTCCGGAGGCATCGGCTTCTGGTCCCTGACGCCCGCGGGGCAGGCACCGGGCTCCTGA
- a CDS encoding putative metal-dependent hydrolase — MTDSPDTLRYPVGRFAARSLDPADEEALIDALAAQPAALAAAVAGLDDARLDTPYRPGGWTVRQVVHHLPDSHMNAYVRMRKAATEETPVITTYEEAEWAGLADARLGSDVSLRLLDALHVRWVAFLRGLDASGRARAFRHPELGPMSIGTALQLYEWHGRHHIRHITALRERSGW; from the coding sequence ATGACGGATTCGCCCGACACGCTCCGCTACCCGGTCGGCCGCTTCGCCGCCCGGAGCCTGGACCCGGCCGACGAGGAGGCGCTGATCGATGCGCTGGCGGCCCAACCGGCCGCGCTGGCCGCCGCCGTGGCGGGGCTGGACGACGCGCGCCTCGACACACCCTACCGACCCGGTGGGTGGACGGTCCGGCAGGTGGTCCACCACCTGCCCGACAGCCACATGAACGCATACGTGCGCATGCGGAAGGCCGCCACGGAGGAGACGCCCGTCATCACCACCTACGAAGAGGCCGAGTGGGCCGGGCTGGCCGACGCCCGTCTCGGGTCCGACGTGTCCCTTCGCCTGCTGGACGCACTGCACGTGCGTTGGGTCGCGTTCCTGCGCGGGTTGGACGCCAGCGGCCGCGCCCGCGCGTTCCGACACCCCGAGCTGGGGCCCATGAGCATCGGCACGGCGCTTCAGCTCTACGAATGGCACGGTCGCCACCACATCCGGCACATCACCGCCCTGCGCGAGCGGTCGGGCTGGTGA